A single Dunckerocampus dactyliophorus isolate RoL2022-P2 chromosome 2, RoL_Ddac_1.1, whole genome shotgun sequence DNA region contains:
- the LOC129177517 gene encoding CYFIP-related Rac1 interactor B-like isoform X1 has protein sequence MFPFIDNGAPRGPLPGSQCRHVGSPGPTNTHLSILHRSALSQVINIHNDDFFVAVPATLAGHKPPEQLNWVHKQRMGNLIKVLTRDIDNNGGNFFLDFENAQPSSSEKVVWENVNQVLTESQVILEELQGYTGAGEEIRQAIQSPNEEGVQERAWSAVLPLVTKLKTFYEFSHKLECSLPCLLDVLTSPDAPPTQQLEHKQALARQFALILHFTLRFDELKMTIPAIQNDFSYYRRTISRMRINNMCVRSADADNEVNNELANRMSLFYACATPMLKTLSDATSKFVSDVSAPHDVIMTSFVILISTFCSPALSQGYTIINPDVPIENTTDCLSTMACVCKVMLETPEYRSRFTSDETVLFCLRVMVGVIILYDHVHPAGAFVKTSTIDMKGCIRVLREQPASSVEGLLNALRYTTKHLNDDTTPKQIRNMLQPN, from the exons ATGTTTCCTTTTATAGATAACGGAGCGCCGAGGGGGCCACTTCCGGGTTCACAGTGTCGGCATGTAGGATCACCTGGACCCACCAACACGCACCTCTCGATCCTCCATCGATCGGCTCTCAGCCAAG TCATCAACATCCACAACGACGACTTTTTTGTAGCGGTACCAGCAACTCTTGCTGGACATAAACCACCAGAACAACTTAACTGGGTACACAAACAAAG AATGGGGAACTTGATCAAAGTGCTGACCAGAGATATCGACAACAATGGCGGAAACTTCTTTTTGGACTTCGAGA ATGCTCAGCCGTCGTCATCAGAGAAAGTGGTGTGGGAGAATGTGAACCAGGTCCTGACGGAGTCTCAGGTCATCCTGGAGGAGCTGCAGGGCTACACGGGAGCGGGAGAGGAGATCCGACAG gCCATCCAGAGCCCCAATGAGGAAGGGGTACAAGAGAGGGCATGGTCTGCTGTCCTTCCTCTGGTCACCAAACTGAAGACTTTCTATGAGTTCTCTCACAAGCTTG AGTGCAGTCTGCCGTGTCTCCTGGACGTCCTCACCAGTCCTGATGCTCCGCCCACTCAGCAGCTAGAACACAAACAGGCCTTGGCTCGTCAGTTCGCTCTTATCCTTCACTTCACACTGCGCTTTGACGAGCTCAAG ATGACCATCCCTGCCATCCAGAATGACTTCAGCTACTACAGGCGTACAATCAGTCGCATGCGTATCAACAACATGTGTGTAAGAAGt GCAGACGCAGACAACGAGGTGAACAACGAGCTGGCCAACCGTATGTCTTTGTTCTACGCCTGCGCCACGCCCATGTTGAAGACACTGAGCGACGCCACCTCAAAGTTTGTCTCTGATGTCAGTGCTCcccatgatgtcatcatgacATCATTTGTCATATTGATTTCAACATTTTGCTCTCCCGCATTAAGTCAGGGATATACTATAATT AACCCTGACGTTCCCATTGAGAACACCACAGACTGTCTGAGCACCATGGCCTGTGTCTGTAAAGTCATGCTGGAAACACC aGAGTACAGAAGTCGTTTTACCAGCGATGAGACAGTCTTATTCTGTCTGCGTGTGATGGTTGGCGTCATCATCCTCTATGACCATGTGCACCCGGCCGGTGCCTTTGTGAAGACCTCAACCATTGAC ATGAAAGGATGCATTCGGGTTCTGCGGGAGCAGCCGGCTAGCAGCGTGGAGGGTTTACTCAATGCTCTCAG GTACACAACCAAACACCTGAATGATGACACCACCCCCAAGCAGATCAGAAACATGCTGCAGCCAAACTGA
- the LOC129177517 gene encoding CYFIP-related Rac1 interactor B-like isoform X4 codes for MFPFIDNGAPRGPLPGSQCRHVGSPGPTNTHLSILHRSALSQVINIHNDDFFVAVPATLAGHKPPEQLNWVHKQRMGNLIKVLTRDIDNNGGNFFLDFENAQPSSSEKVVWENVNQVLTESQVILEELQGYTGAGEEIRQAIQSPNEEGVQERAWSAVLPLVTKLKTFYEFSHKLECSLPCLLDVLTSPDAPPTQQLEHKQALARQFALILHFTLRFDELKMTIPAIQNDFSYYRRTISRMRINNMCADADNEVNNELANRMSLFYACATPMLKTLSDATSKFVSDNPDVPIENTTDCLSTMACVCKVMLETPEYRSRFTSDETVLFCLRVMVGVIILYDHVHPAGAFVKTSTIDMKGCIRVLREQPASSVEGLLNALRYTTKHLNDDTTPKQIRNMLQPN; via the exons ATGTTTCCTTTTATAGATAACGGAGCGCCGAGGGGGCCACTTCCGGGTTCACAGTGTCGGCATGTAGGATCACCTGGACCCACCAACACGCACCTCTCGATCCTCCATCGATCGGCTCTCAGCCAAG TCATCAACATCCACAACGACGACTTTTTTGTAGCGGTACCAGCAACTCTTGCTGGACATAAACCACCAGAACAACTTAACTGGGTACACAAACAAAG AATGGGGAACTTGATCAAAGTGCTGACCAGAGATATCGACAACAATGGCGGAAACTTCTTTTTGGACTTCGAGA ATGCTCAGCCGTCGTCATCAGAGAAAGTGGTGTGGGAGAATGTGAACCAGGTCCTGACGGAGTCTCAGGTCATCCTGGAGGAGCTGCAGGGCTACACGGGAGCGGGAGAGGAGATCCGACAG gCCATCCAGAGCCCCAATGAGGAAGGGGTACAAGAGAGGGCATGGTCTGCTGTCCTTCCTCTGGTCACCAAACTGAAGACTTTCTATGAGTTCTCTCACAAGCTTG AGTGCAGTCTGCCGTGTCTCCTGGACGTCCTCACCAGTCCTGATGCTCCGCCCACTCAGCAGCTAGAACACAAACAGGCCTTGGCTCGTCAGTTCGCTCTTATCCTTCACTTCACACTGCGCTTTGACGAGCTCAAG ATGACCATCCCTGCCATCCAGAATGACTTCAGCTACTACAGGCGTACAATCAGTCGCATGCGTATCAACAACATGTGT GCAGACGCAGACAACGAGGTGAACAACGAGCTGGCCAACCGTATGTCTTTGTTCTACGCCTGCGCCACGCCCATGTTGAAGACACTGAGCGACGCCACCTCAAAGTTTGTCTCTGAT AACCCTGACGTTCCCATTGAGAACACCACAGACTGTCTGAGCACCATGGCCTGTGTCTGTAAAGTCATGCTGGAAACACC aGAGTACAGAAGTCGTTTTACCAGCGATGAGACAGTCTTATTCTGTCTGCGTGTGATGGTTGGCGTCATCATCCTCTATGACCATGTGCACCCGGCCGGTGCCTTTGTGAAGACCTCAACCATTGAC ATGAAAGGATGCATTCGGGTTCTGCGGGAGCAGCCGGCTAGCAGCGTGGAGGGTTTACTCAATGCTCTCAG GTACACAACCAAACACCTGAATGATGACACCACCCCCAAGCAGATCAGAAACATGCTGCAGCCAAACTGA
- the LOC129177517 gene encoding CYFIP-related Rac1 interactor B-like isoform X5 has product MGNLIKVLTRDIDNNGGNFFLDFENAQPSSSEKVVWENVNQVLTESQVILEELQGYTGAGEEIRQAIQSPNEEGVQERAWSAVLPLVTKLKTFYEFSHKLECSLPCLLDVLTSPDAPPTQQLEHKQALARQFALILHFTLRFDELKMTIPAIQNDFSYYRRTISRMRINNMCVRSADADNEVNNELANRMSLFYACATPMLKTLSDATSKFVSDVSAPHDVIMTSFVILISTFCSPALSQGYTIINPDVPIENTTDCLSTMACVCKVMLETPEYRSRFTSDETVLFCLRVMVGVIILYDHVHPAGAFVKTSTIDMKGCIRVLREQPASSVEGLLNALRYTTKHLNDDTTPKQIRNMLQPN; this is encoded by the exons ATGGGGAACTTGATCAAAGTGCTGACCAGAGATATCGACAACAATGGCGGAAACTTCTTTTTGGACTTCGAGA ATGCTCAGCCGTCGTCATCAGAGAAAGTGGTGTGGGAGAATGTGAACCAGGTCCTGACGGAGTCTCAGGTCATCCTGGAGGAGCTGCAGGGCTACACGGGAGCGGGAGAGGAGATCCGACAG gCCATCCAGAGCCCCAATGAGGAAGGGGTACAAGAGAGGGCATGGTCTGCTGTCCTTCCTCTGGTCACCAAACTGAAGACTTTCTATGAGTTCTCTCACAAGCTTG AGTGCAGTCTGCCGTGTCTCCTGGACGTCCTCACCAGTCCTGATGCTCCGCCCACTCAGCAGCTAGAACACAAACAGGCCTTGGCTCGTCAGTTCGCTCTTATCCTTCACTTCACACTGCGCTTTGACGAGCTCAAG ATGACCATCCCTGCCATCCAGAATGACTTCAGCTACTACAGGCGTACAATCAGTCGCATGCGTATCAACAACATGTGTGTAAGAAGt GCAGACGCAGACAACGAGGTGAACAACGAGCTGGCCAACCGTATGTCTTTGTTCTACGCCTGCGCCACGCCCATGTTGAAGACACTGAGCGACGCCACCTCAAAGTTTGTCTCTGATGTCAGTGCTCcccatgatgtcatcatgacATCATTTGTCATATTGATTTCAACATTTTGCTCTCCCGCATTAAGTCAGGGATATACTATAATT AACCCTGACGTTCCCATTGAGAACACCACAGACTGTCTGAGCACCATGGCCTGTGTCTGTAAAGTCATGCTGGAAACACC aGAGTACAGAAGTCGTTTTACCAGCGATGAGACAGTCTTATTCTGTCTGCGTGTGATGGTTGGCGTCATCATCCTCTATGACCATGTGCACCCGGCCGGTGCCTTTGTGAAGACCTCAACCATTGAC ATGAAAGGATGCATTCGGGTTCTGCGGGAGCAGCCGGCTAGCAGCGTGGAGGGTTTACTCAATGCTCTCAG GTACACAACCAAACACCTGAATGATGACACCACCCCCAAGCAGATCAGAAACATGCTGCAGCCAAACTGA
- the LOC129177517 gene encoding CYFIP-related Rac1 interactor B-like isoform X2, with translation MFPFIDNGAPRGPLPGSQCRHVGSPGPTNTHLSILHRSALSQVINIHNDDFFVAVPATLAGHKPPEQLNWVHKQRMGNLIKVLTRDIDNNGGNFFLDFENAQPSSSEKVVWENVNQVLTESQVILEELQGYTGAGEEIRQAIQSPNEEGVQERAWSAVLPLVTKLKTFYEFSHKLECSLPCLLDVLTSPDAPPTQQLEHKQALARQFALILHFTLRFDELKMTIPAIQNDFSYYRRTISRMRINNMCADADNEVNNELANRMSLFYACATPMLKTLSDATSKFVSDVSAPHDVIMTSFVILISTFCSPALSQGYTIINPDVPIENTTDCLSTMACVCKVMLETPEYRSRFTSDETVLFCLRVMVGVIILYDHVHPAGAFVKTSTIDMKGCIRVLREQPASSVEGLLNALRYTTKHLNDDTTPKQIRNMLQPN, from the exons ATGTTTCCTTTTATAGATAACGGAGCGCCGAGGGGGCCACTTCCGGGTTCACAGTGTCGGCATGTAGGATCACCTGGACCCACCAACACGCACCTCTCGATCCTCCATCGATCGGCTCTCAGCCAAG TCATCAACATCCACAACGACGACTTTTTTGTAGCGGTACCAGCAACTCTTGCTGGACATAAACCACCAGAACAACTTAACTGGGTACACAAACAAAG AATGGGGAACTTGATCAAAGTGCTGACCAGAGATATCGACAACAATGGCGGAAACTTCTTTTTGGACTTCGAGA ATGCTCAGCCGTCGTCATCAGAGAAAGTGGTGTGGGAGAATGTGAACCAGGTCCTGACGGAGTCTCAGGTCATCCTGGAGGAGCTGCAGGGCTACACGGGAGCGGGAGAGGAGATCCGACAG gCCATCCAGAGCCCCAATGAGGAAGGGGTACAAGAGAGGGCATGGTCTGCTGTCCTTCCTCTGGTCACCAAACTGAAGACTTTCTATGAGTTCTCTCACAAGCTTG AGTGCAGTCTGCCGTGTCTCCTGGACGTCCTCACCAGTCCTGATGCTCCGCCCACTCAGCAGCTAGAACACAAACAGGCCTTGGCTCGTCAGTTCGCTCTTATCCTTCACTTCACACTGCGCTTTGACGAGCTCAAG ATGACCATCCCTGCCATCCAGAATGACTTCAGCTACTACAGGCGTACAATCAGTCGCATGCGTATCAACAACATGTGT GCAGACGCAGACAACGAGGTGAACAACGAGCTGGCCAACCGTATGTCTTTGTTCTACGCCTGCGCCACGCCCATGTTGAAGACACTGAGCGACGCCACCTCAAAGTTTGTCTCTGATGTCAGTGCTCcccatgatgtcatcatgacATCATTTGTCATATTGATTTCAACATTTTGCTCTCCCGCATTAAGTCAGGGATATACTATAATT AACCCTGACGTTCCCATTGAGAACACCACAGACTGTCTGAGCACCATGGCCTGTGTCTGTAAAGTCATGCTGGAAACACC aGAGTACAGAAGTCGTTTTACCAGCGATGAGACAGTCTTATTCTGTCTGCGTGTGATGGTTGGCGTCATCATCCTCTATGACCATGTGCACCCGGCCGGTGCCTTTGTGAAGACCTCAACCATTGAC ATGAAAGGATGCATTCGGGTTCTGCGGGAGCAGCCGGCTAGCAGCGTGGAGGGTTTACTCAATGCTCTCAG GTACACAACCAAACACCTGAATGATGACACCACCCCCAAGCAGATCAGAAACATGCTGCAGCCAAACTGA
- the LOC129177517 gene encoding CYFIP-related Rac1 interactor B-like isoform X3, with amino-acid sequence MFPFIDNGAPRGPLPGSQCRHVGSPGPTNTHLSILHRSALSQVINIHNDDFFVAVPATLAGHKPPEQLNWVHKQRMGNLIKVLTRDIDNNGGNFFLDFENAQPSSSEKVVWENVNQVLTESQVILEELQGYTGAGEEIRQAIQSPNEEGVQERAWSAVLPLVTKLKTFYEFSHKLECSLPCLLDVLTSPDAPPTQQLEHKQALARQFALILHFTLRFDELKMTIPAIQNDFSYYRRTISRMRINNMCVRSADADNEVNNELANRMSLFYACATPMLKTLSDATSKFVSDNPDVPIENTTDCLSTMACVCKVMLETPEYRSRFTSDETVLFCLRVMVGVIILYDHVHPAGAFVKTSTIDMKGCIRVLREQPASSVEGLLNALRYTTKHLNDDTTPKQIRNMLQPN; translated from the exons ATGTTTCCTTTTATAGATAACGGAGCGCCGAGGGGGCCACTTCCGGGTTCACAGTGTCGGCATGTAGGATCACCTGGACCCACCAACACGCACCTCTCGATCCTCCATCGATCGGCTCTCAGCCAAG TCATCAACATCCACAACGACGACTTTTTTGTAGCGGTACCAGCAACTCTTGCTGGACATAAACCACCAGAACAACTTAACTGGGTACACAAACAAAG AATGGGGAACTTGATCAAAGTGCTGACCAGAGATATCGACAACAATGGCGGAAACTTCTTTTTGGACTTCGAGA ATGCTCAGCCGTCGTCATCAGAGAAAGTGGTGTGGGAGAATGTGAACCAGGTCCTGACGGAGTCTCAGGTCATCCTGGAGGAGCTGCAGGGCTACACGGGAGCGGGAGAGGAGATCCGACAG gCCATCCAGAGCCCCAATGAGGAAGGGGTACAAGAGAGGGCATGGTCTGCTGTCCTTCCTCTGGTCACCAAACTGAAGACTTTCTATGAGTTCTCTCACAAGCTTG AGTGCAGTCTGCCGTGTCTCCTGGACGTCCTCACCAGTCCTGATGCTCCGCCCACTCAGCAGCTAGAACACAAACAGGCCTTGGCTCGTCAGTTCGCTCTTATCCTTCACTTCACACTGCGCTTTGACGAGCTCAAG ATGACCATCCCTGCCATCCAGAATGACTTCAGCTACTACAGGCGTACAATCAGTCGCATGCGTATCAACAACATGTGTGTAAGAAGt GCAGACGCAGACAACGAGGTGAACAACGAGCTGGCCAACCGTATGTCTTTGTTCTACGCCTGCGCCACGCCCATGTTGAAGACACTGAGCGACGCCACCTCAAAGTTTGTCTCTGAT AACCCTGACGTTCCCATTGAGAACACCACAGACTGTCTGAGCACCATGGCCTGTGTCTGTAAAGTCATGCTGGAAACACC aGAGTACAGAAGTCGTTTTACCAGCGATGAGACAGTCTTATTCTGTCTGCGTGTGATGGTTGGCGTCATCATCCTCTATGACCATGTGCACCCGGCCGGTGCCTTTGTGAAGACCTCAACCATTGAC ATGAAAGGATGCATTCGGGTTCTGCGGGAGCAGCCGGCTAGCAGCGTGGAGGGTTTACTCAATGCTCTCAG GTACACAACCAAACACCTGAATGATGACACCACCCCCAAGCAGATCAGAAACATGCTGCAGCCAAACTGA
- the LOC129177518 gene encoding transcriptional regulator Myc-like, with amino-acid sequence MEFSRNCDSDYDVMKPYYFLDGEEEFLSGPSKDIWKKPLSPSCTSSETAWDLLDQGCPSSVLLQSFIIHDCMWSTSFAAASKLENAVSQMLVSLQARCDSASSTTDIAGDCHTHVSQVKTSHNLDFPTTPTVCINPSEVLPFWTLCKRSCEVSKVAVAGVNVSTSEGEPVEDDEVDRRPLSDVNIQQHSYATRQPSANHQQPAGKQVSIADTHCVPSHSAFAPYYGRSKVRRKRRYVRECQRKKELKRNLLALRAHIPGQAHNHKGSKVAILENATELITTVQVDKKRLVAKKEELMARRRELKHRLKQLAS; translated from the exons ATGGAGTTCAGCAGGAATTGTGATTCAGACTATGACGTGATGAAGCCTTATTACTTCCTGGATGGCGAGGAAGAGTTTCTGTCGGGCCCCAGCAAGGACATCTGGAAGAAGCCTCTGTCTCCTAGCTGTACATCATCGGAAACTGCGTGGGACCTGCTGGACCAGGGCTGTCCGTCTTCCGTCCTCCTGCAGTCCTTCATCATCCACGATTGCATGTGGAGCACTAGCTTCGCCGCTGCTTCCAAGTTGGAGAATGCAGTGTCTCAGATGTTGGTGTCTCTGCAAGCGCGCTGTGATTCAGCCTCCTCCACTACTGACATTGCAGGCGACTGCCACACCCACGTCTCCCAGGTGAAGACCAGCCACAACCTGGACTTCCCGACGACCCCGACGGTCTGCATTAACCCCTCAGAGGTCCTTCCATTCTGGACGCTCTGTAAGAGGAGCTGTGAAGTGAGCAAGGTGGCTGTGGCAGGAGTCAACGTCAGTACGTCAG AAGGAGAACCTGTGGAGGATGACGAGGTGGACCGGAGGCCACTTTCCGAtgtcaacatccagcagcaCAGCTACGCTACCCGACAGCCTAGCGCCAACCACCAGCAGCCCGCTGGTAAACAGGTCAGCATTGCTGACACCCACTGTGTGCCGAGTCACAGCGCATTTGCTCCTTACTACGGTCGCAGCAAGGTCAGACGGAAGAGACGATACGTGAGAGAGTGCCAACGCAAGAAGGAGTTGAAGAGAAACCTCCTGGCCCTGAGGGCTCACATCCCGGGCCAGGCCCACAACCACAAAGGCTCCAAGGTGGCCATCTTGGAAAATGCCACGGAGCTGATCACCACAGTCCAAGTGGACAAGAAGAGGTTGGTGGCCAAGAAGGAGGAGCTTATGGCTAGGAGGCGGGAGCTAAAGCACAGACTGAAGCAACTCGCCTCTTGA